A genomic segment from [Flavobacterium] thermophilum encodes:
- the ypjQ gene encoding alpha-ribazole phosphatase CobZ, translating to MTKPDMNNLEQTARRWLEERGVTVEKIAELVYYLQSKYHPDLTMDECIENVNRVISKREVQNAILTGIQLDKLAEDGRLDEPLQSIIRRDEGLYGVDEILALSIVNVYGSIGFTNYGYIDKQKPGILQYLNDKSTGKCNTFLDDIVGAIAAAASSRLAHRAANAE from the coding sequence ATGACCAAACCGGATATGAACAACCTTGAACAAACCGCCCGCCGATGGCTCGAGGAGCGGGGGGTGACGGTGGAAAAAATTGCGGAGCTTGTTTATTATTTGCAATCGAAATACCATCCGGATTTAACGATGGACGAATGCATCGAAAACGTCAACCGCGTCATCTCGAAACGCGAAGTGCAAAACGCGATTTTGACCGGCATCCAGCTCGACAAGCTCGCCGAGGACGGTCGGCTTGACGAGCCGCTGCAATCCATCATCCGCCGCGATGAAGGGTTGTACGGGGTGGACGAAATTTTGGCCCTTTCGATCGTCAACGTGTACGGATCGATCGGGTTTACGAACTACGGTTATATCGACAAACAAAAACCGGGCATTTTGCAATATTTAAATGACAAATCAACCGGCAAATGCAACACGTTTTTGGACGACATCGTCGGCGCCATCGCCGCGGCGGCGTCCAGCCGCCTCGCGCATCGAGCCGCCAACGCCGAGTGA
- the cotI_1 gene encoding Spore coat protein I yields the protein METWVYEQYDMRVGRMEQRGASTVVWHKQERFLIVPADGRSEAELEERQQMSRYLRAKGVDGVGELVKTKHGTYIAPCQGQPFVLLRAPLPAARLRSLGRELALMHEYGRSCPLPITSCRRIGQWRELWAKRIDQMEAFWANMMAAGPASPFDRLFLESFPYYLGLAENAVQYVADTELDDEPLRVDYAAFCHERLPQAGWVEGTEAKLPLDWVYDHCARDLAEWVRHLYHKRGLGCQRAVRQFFQDYGHLAPLSSFAWRLVYARLLFPLPYFECIEAYYTMADREEQARQERALRQLLDASREYEQFLASFAEIAGIANHIRLPAVEWLPPAP from the coding sequence ATGGAAACATGGGTATATGAGCAATATGACATGCGCGTCGGACGGATGGAACAGCGGGGAGCGTCTACGGTCGTTTGGCATAAACAAGAGCGGTTTCTCATCGTGCCGGCGGATGGGCGGAGCGAGGCGGAGCTGGAAGAGCGTCAGCAAATGAGCCGCTATTTGCGGGCGAAAGGGGTGGACGGCGTCGGGGAGCTGGTCAAAACGAAACATGGGACGTATATTGCCCCCTGCCAAGGCCAGCCGTTCGTCCTCCTCCGCGCGCCGCTTCCGGCCGCCCGCCTTCGTTCGCTCGGCCGCGAACTGGCGCTCATGCATGAATACGGGCGCTCTTGCCCGCTGCCGATCACATCCTGCCGGCGCATCGGCCAATGGCGCGAACTGTGGGCGAAGCGAATCGACCAAATGGAGGCGTTTTGGGCGAACATGATGGCAGCAGGGCCGGCATCGCCGTTTGACCGCCTGTTTCTTGAATCGTTCCCGTACTATTTAGGATTGGCGGAAAACGCCGTGCAATATGTGGCTGACACAGAGCTCGACGACGAACCGCTGCGCGTCGATTATGCGGCGTTTTGCCATGAGCGCCTGCCGCAAGCCGGCTGGGTCGAAGGAACGGAGGCGAAGCTGCCGCTCGATTGGGTGTACGACCATTGCGCCCGCGATTTGGCGGAATGGGTGCGCCATTTGTACCACAAGCGCGGGCTAGGCTGTCAACGGGCAGTGCGGCAGTTCTTCCAAGATTACGGGCATTTGGCGCCGCTGTCGTCGTTTGCCTGGCGGCTGGTTTATGCGCGCCTGCTGTTTCCGCTTCCGTATTTTGAATGCATCGAGGCGTATTATACGATGGCGGACCGCGAAGAGCAGGCGAGGCAGGAACGGGCGCTGCGGCAGTTGCTTGACGCATCGCGCGAGTATGAGCAGTTTTTGGCGTCATTTGCTGAGATCGCCGGCATCGCCAACCATATCCGGCTGCCGGCCGTTGAATGGCTGCCGCCGGCGCCATGA
- the yutF gene encoding Uncharacterized hydrolase yutF codes for MKRYKGYLLDLDGTMYRGAECIAEAREFVNELHRRSLPYLFVTNNSSRTPAQVAEKLRSFGVPAEERHVFTTSQATANYIFERKPDASVYVIGEEGIRTALAEKGFRFAGEDADVVVIGIDRQLTYEKLAIACLAVRNGAMFISTNGDIALPTERGLLPGNGAITSVVAVSTQVKPTFIGKPENIIMEQALKVLGVPKEDVLMIGDYYETDILAGMNAGIDTLLVHTGVTTKEMLARYERQPTYTADSLREWMERL; via the coding sequence TTGAAACGATACAAAGGCTATTTGCTTGACTTGGACGGGACAATGTACCGCGGCGCAGAATGCATCGCCGAGGCGCGCGAGTTTGTGAACGAGCTGCACCGCCGCAGCCTCCCGTATTTGTTTGTCACGAACAACTCGTCGCGCACGCCGGCGCAAGTGGCGGAAAAATTGCGCTCATTCGGCGTGCCGGCGGAAGAGAGGCATGTCTTCACAACAAGCCAGGCGACGGCGAACTACATTTTTGAGCGAAAGCCGGACGCGTCCGTTTATGTCATCGGCGAGGAAGGGATCCGCACCGCGTTGGCGGAAAAAGGGTTCCGCTTCGCTGGGGAGGACGCAGACGTGGTGGTCATCGGCATCGACCGCCAGCTGACGTACGAGAAGCTTGCCATCGCGTGCCTTGCCGTCCGCAACGGGGCGATGTTCATTTCGACAAACGGCGACATCGCCTTGCCGACCGAGCGCGGGCTGCTGCCGGGCAACGGCGCCATCACGTCCGTCGTCGCCGTTTCGACGCAAGTGAAGCCAACGTTTATCGGCAAGCCGGAAAACATCATTATGGAGCAGGCGCTTAAGGTGCTTGGCGTTCCAAAGGAAGATGTGTTGATGATCGGCGACTATTACGAGACGGATATTTTAGCCGGCATGAACGCGGGCATCGATACGCTGCTCGTCCATACGGGCGTCACGACGAAAGAGATGCTCGCCCGCTACGAACGGCAGCCGACCTATACGGCTGATTCGCTCCGCGAATGGATGGAGCGCCTGTAA
- the ghrB gene encoding Glyoxylate/hydroxypyruvate reductase B gives MTKPYVFVTRKLPEEVIAPLAAVAEVGMWPHEDVAVPHEVLVEEAKKAAALLPMVSDPIDEDVLAAGSGLKVVANMGVGYDNIDVPAATKRGVLVCNTPDVLTDTTADLTFALLLATARRLVEAAEFLKEGKWKSWSPFLLAGADVHHKTIGIVGMGNIGQAVAKRAKGFDMDVLYYNRSRRPEAEEKLGAVYRPFADLLAESDFVVCLTPLTRETRHLFNREAFRQMKTSAIFINAARGAVVDEQALYEALVAGEIAAAGLDVFEKEPVAADHPLLSLPNVVALPHIGSATYETRRAMMTLARDNIIAVLEGRSPLTPVNELS, from the coding sequence ATGACGAAACCGTACGTCTTTGTGACGCGAAAGCTGCCGGAGGAGGTGATCGCCCCGCTCGCCGCCGTCGCCGAGGTCGGCATGTGGCCGCATGAGGACGTGGCTGTGCCGCACGAGGTGTTGGTGGAAGAGGCGAAAAAGGCGGCGGCCCTTTTGCCGATGGTGTCCGACCCGATCGACGAGGACGTGCTGGCGGCCGGTTCAGGGCTTAAAGTCGTCGCCAACATGGGCGTCGGCTATGACAACATTGACGTGCCGGCGGCAACGAAGCGCGGCGTTCTTGTGTGCAACACGCCGGATGTGCTGACCGATACGACGGCTGATTTGACGTTTGCTTTGCTGCTCGCCACTGCCCGCCGCCTTGTCGAAGCAGCCGAATTTTTGAAAGAAGGAAAATGGAAAAGCTGGAGCCCGTTTTTGCTGGCGGGCGCCGATGTCCATCATAAAACGATCGGCATCGTCGGCATGGGCAACATCGGGCAGGCGGTGGCGAAGCGGGCGAAAGGGTTTGACATGGATGTGTTGTATTACAACCGCTCGCGCCGTCCGGAGGCGGAAGAGAAGCTGGGCGCCGTCTACCGCCCGTTCGCCGATTTGCTTGCCGAGAGCGATTTTGTCGTCTGCTTGACGCCGCTGACCCGCGAGACGCGCCATTTGTTCAACCGCGAGGCGTTTCGGCAAATGAAAACATCGGCGATTTTCATTAATGCGGCGCGCGGCGCGGTCGTTGATGAACAGGCGCTTTATGAGGCGCTTGTCGCAGGGGAGATCGCCGCTGCCGGGCTCGATGTGTTTGAGAAAGAGCCGGTCGCCGCCGATCATCCGCTTCTGTCGCTTCCGAACGTTGTGGCGTTGCCGCATATCGGCAGCGCCACATACGAAACGCGGCGAGCGATGATGACGTTGGCGCGCGACAACATCATCGCTGTCTTGGAAGGCCGGTCGCCGTTGACCCCGGTGAACGAGCTGTCGTAA
- the yutE gene encoding Uncharacterized conserved protein, translated as MYFVDRNKLEERLRCMEQLMAHYKAQRHWDGALERLALERIAHVLIEAVLDVGNAMIDGFIMRDPGSYNDIIDILTDEQVISAEDGERLKAFIAHRKALVQNYTNVDHAKLLADLNEQLPALEAYPKAVRHYLESELGPVSAFGSESMDGKETDNR; from the coding sequence GAAACAAATTGGAAGAGCGGCTTCGCTGCATGGAGCAACTGATGGCGCACTACAAAGCGCAGCGCCACTGGGACGGCGCGCTTGAGCGGCTGGCGCTCGAGCGGATCGCTCATGTCCTCATCGAGGCGGTGCTCGATGTCGGCAACGCGATGATTGACGGCTTTATTATGCGCGACCCGGGGAGCTATAACGACATTATTGACATTTTGACTGACGAGCAGGTGATTTCGGCTGAGGACGGCGAGCGGCTGAAAGCGTTCATCGCCCACCGGAAAGCGCTCGTCCAAAACTATACGAACGTCGATCACGCGAAACTGCTCGCGGATTTGAACGAACAGCTGCCGGCGCTTGAGGCGTACCCGAAGGCGGTGCGCCATTACTTGGAAAGCGAGCTCGGCCCGGTGTCGGCGTTTGGCAGCGAATCGATGGACGGAAAGGAGACCGACAACCGTTGA